Part of the Zingiber officinale cultivar Zhangliang chromosome 8A, Zo_v1.1, whole genome shotgun sequence genome, GATTGCTCTTCCTATCACTTTAGTTTACTACATATTACTGGGACTTTGAAGCTGAAGAGTTTCATGGAACGCGAACATTGACAGATGGAGTTTGGAAGATAGTATGATTTCCTGACCAACTATTTAGTGTGACAGAGAGAGAGTTTAAATCTGTGAACTTTGCAGTAATATAATGACAAATAGAGTAGTCATGTAAAACTAGTTTTAAGTCACTAAACACACTAGTCTTCAAAAACCCTTGTATTTCTTTTATTCTAGTTGAAGAAATGCATCTGAAGAAGTGGTTTATTAACATCAATGTTTTGCACAATTCAAAGTCTATATTTGACCTTAATTTACTTACTTTATcttatttgatttttttcttcaattatagaattctttaaaattttctacTTGTGCACAGCTTCAGTTCGTGATTACATAGACATAGCTTATGATAGCTATCAAGAAATAACACAATTTTTCACTTGATCATCGATGTTCAAATGCCCTGAGATGGTCTTCTGTGGCATGGAGAGTAGGAACCTTCACTTTTAAAGGCTCATATGAGCTCTGCTCCGGGACAAAGGAGAAAGTTATGTAGGCAGCTCCCTCTTGATCTAAACTCAATTTGTACAACTGCTGACCGGCAGCAAAGCTACCGAGTAACTGATAAGATATCTCTGAGCCATCCATGGGTAAGCAAATTTCACTAGTGCCTGCCAGAATGTTGAAGAAAATTGAAATATATTTATTGGAAATTTCATTATTGCGCACAAACAAGCATTAATATATTTATTGGAAACTGAATTGATTGGTGTAAATGAGATCCACTGAAACATTATTAACTTTGGGGAGAAATGCTAAAATAAATAAGCAtggaaataagagaaaagaaccgcTTCAAGAAAAACCAAATGCTGGTCTGAAGCAAGAAACTAAAATTTACTTGATGATACACCAGGTAATTAACTAGTTCTTGAGTGCATACAGCAATTTGGTATTTGGCTcctaaaattccttttgtttctCTGATAACTGAATAATAGCAATCAACATCGCTTGGTGGATGATATCAGGCAAACAAGTTCATGGCAAGACTAATAAAATGACCATGAGACATGTAGCATGGACACCATAATCAGGTTATGCTAGAAATCCTAGAAAACCCTATGCAAACTAAATGATATCTAGAAGTTCATATATGCAGGAGTAAAATAAGTTCCGCTAACTCAGAAAAAAAACCAAATAAATAAATAGCTCCTTTTTTTTTCTGTTGCAATGTTAAATGAAATAAGTGAGCTGAATTGTTTCTTGATTAGCGAGAAGTAGCATACACGAACAGACACGCGGGTCCAAAATACACAACTAAACACATTACTTCATTTCTTGGTTAAGTTTAACATTTTATTTCTTATCCAAGCTCCCCTAGCTGCATAAGTACCGACATAAACACACTAAATCTTGAATTTCTAAACAAAATATCCACAACAATACAAAGATTAATGTTCAGAGAGTCTAGATATGGTCATCCTTCCCTGTCAATTTCTTTTAAGATGCTATTGGGTTGCCTCAGCCATCACAAATTCTAGCTGCTCTAAAGATCTAATATTCAAAAAAGATTCTGTGATCGCTAAAACCTTTAAATCAATGCTGATATATAATAGATCCAAGTTTGTTTAACTTGTCCTAGACAAGAAACTAATAGCCATCTAAAAGATCTACACTTTGGTGCAACAAGCCACACATCCAGCAAATGAGTAGCTTCCAATAGTTTGTAAGCTTCCCATTTGAAAGACAATTATTTTGAATGAATCACTAAGTTCATTTATGCAAGAAGATAAATCACAAGCATCTAACCTCATTCATTATGCAAGACAATTTGTTTCTCTCATTTCATATTTAAATAACAAATGATTCTATAGTAATCTCAGATAGATCAGTTAGAAAAACACAAGTAACAGACGATAAGTACTCACAGACATGAAAACCTACAAGCAGCGAGTTCTTTCTGAGTTTGGTATAGGAACTCCAAGGTTGCTGAGACTTCCTCTTCGAATTGAAAGAACGGCCCATTCTCGAGATCCATTTTCCGAAGCTTGCAAAGCCCCTCACCCAATTCCATCATCGCTCCCCGGTGGTTCTGCATACTCACTTCCAACCCTAAAAATACCCTCTTTACCTGTTCAGAGACAAATTTCGAAACCTAGGGTTATTAGGTTACCTTACCTGGTTGAATAGATGATGCAGACCCACAGCACACTGCAGGATTCCATGAAGGAGCGTGCGGATGGGCTCCTCCGCGTCGTACCAGAGCTCCTCCAGGAAGTCATGGCACCGGTAGTACTCTCTTCCATTGAATAGTTCAACCGCCCGTCCAAAGCCGGTTCCTTCCCCATCCGATGGCTGCTCATCTTCATCGTCCAGAGAGTATTCGAGGCGGCCACCCGAAAGCCGGCGGCGAGCTCGGAGGCTGTCGGAACGAGGACGCACGCTGAGGAGTCGATGACGTCGGATGGAGAAGGGTTCCGCGGGCAGAAAAGTGGGGAGAGAGCGTGGCAGAAGGAAAGACACAGAGGACGGCGCGAACCTAGAGACCGATGCCATGACTTCAACCTTCGAGCGTCGCGACTCCGACCAAATCTAGCGTGTAAATATTTAACACAGGAAATAGTGAACCACGTCGCACCGACCATTGGTGACCATGGGTGTGGGAGTTACCCACGGAACCGGATCTTTTAATCCATATTTTTATGGACCAAGGATGGACTATATACCATTATAATTGGATAATAATGATGAtacaattataattaattatgattttttttaattcatcgtCCCCTTATATTATAGTTTGAATTAGAATAGGTGATCGGAGGTCATTCGATATGTGGTGGGTAAGTGACCAGGTTGCTGGTTGCCGAACAACGGGTGGCCTCCGACCATCCACCTCGACCCAAACTATAACTTCGGGGATGGTGAACTCAGGGAGAGATCGTAATTAATTGTGGCTAGATTGCCGCTACAATCCAATCGCAATTCTATATGGTATATTCCCTGGTCTATAAAAATGTGGACCAGGAAATCTCCCCTCATTACCCACACACACTTTGAGACGGTTTGGTTGTTAAAATATAAAGTATTATCGTATGAGATCTTAGAGTTAAAATTTAACATATTTGAGTATACGTTATTTTATATATTAGCTAtttgtactaatggctagtagtcacccatgaTTCATTTCATCCGCAGGGGCGGATCCAGAGGGGGACGGCATCGGCAGTCGCCCCCCTTGCCGACAATGAAACCCTTAGTATTATAGGCTTCCACCGGTGGAGATAGAGGATGCCGCTTTTTGTTCCGTGTAAAAATCGCCCCTCCATGcttgaattcctggattcgtcatTGCTCATCCGTGTTAGCTTGGGGACTGGTTGGCGAAGGCGTTGAGGGCAAACGAATTACCTTTTGTCATATGAGTGACCAtcatgataaattaaaaagtactcATGACGGACGATCTAGAAGCTTAGCATTTCattattgtgcatctcatttggAAGAAAAAATCATGTAAAAAAGTCATAATTAGGGATCTTTAACACAGAAGGAATAAAGATAGATAGAATTGTTAAGCTATGGACGAAACACTACATACTGTCCTCGTGGCGGATCTGCGTGAtagtttatttcttttaatattgTTGAATACAACTTTTTCTCATCCCCGTTATCCTTTTTATCCTTCTATTTTCATAAAATCTACTTTTCTTCTAGTCATTCTCCTCTCACCACCCCCTCCCTCGTCGTGACTAGCCTTCTCTCGTCGTGCCCTCCCGTGAATCTAGTTTTTTCAGCCTTCTCTCACCGCGACGAAGCTCCCCGCGACATCCTCCCTCACTTGCCGCGACGAAACTCCCTTgccaataaaacatttccttcATAATGCAGGAAGATATCATGGACCACCAAGCTATTCCTACGACTATTTGATTTGgtcattattttttttgaaagtaTGATACTGGTACTAATTAGATATTTTCGATCGAATAGCTAAAAATATGACAAATTATTAAGTGGTAACAGATGAAATTTAGATTTGAAAACTAGTTGAGTAATGTTTTGGGGTTGGTTAGGATGTCAGATTTATAGTCAATTGTTAAGCTATGGACGAAACACTACATACTGTCCTCGTGGCGGATCTGCGTGAtagtttatttcttttaatattgTTGAATACAACTTTTTCTCATTCCCGTTATCCTTTTTATCCTTCTATTTTCATAAAATCTACTTTTCTTCTCATCATTCTCCTCTCACCACCCCCTCCCTCGTCGTGACTAGCCTTCTCTCGTCGTGCCCTATCGTGAATCTAGTTTTTTCAGCCTTCTCTCACTGCGACGAAGCTCCCCGCGATATCCTCCCTCACTTGCCGCGACGAAACTCCCTTGCCAATAAAATATTTCCTTCATAATGCAGGAAGATATCATGGACCACCAAGCTATTCCTATGACTATTTGATTTGGTCATTATTTTTTTGAAAGTATGATACTGGTAGTAATTAGATATTTTCGATCGAATAGCTAAAAATATGACAAATTATTAAGTGGTAACAAATGAAATTTAGATTTGAAAACTAGTTGAGTAATGTTTTGGGGTTGGTTAGGATGTCAGATTTATAgtcaattgattaattttttaagagaaagaaactaaaattttattttattattttttattttttaagcaaATAAAAAATCTGGGTCATTTGCTAACTCTTATCAGTAAATGGTAATGTAGACAGATAGAAGTCATGTCTAAAGGTCCATCAAATATTATCATCATTGATCAAGATCCTGTTAGGATGAAAGTTATTGCATAAGTTTTCCCTCACATAGTatatcgatattgtttgtggtatatatataaataaaattttaaataaattacacTTTTTGACTTTTCAAAACCACTATTAAAGCATAAAGAATGTTATTGCAAATTCTACGACACttaatgattttgaaaatcatgGGAAGAAATTATCAACTATGCTAA contains:
- the LOC122012108 gene encoding uncharacterized protein LOC122012108 isoform X2; the encoded protein is MASVSRFAPSSVSFLLPRSLPTFLPAEPFSIRRHRLLSVRPRSDSLRARRRLSGGRLEYSLDDEDEQPSDGEGTGFGRAVELFNGREYYRCHDFLEELWYDAEEPIRTLLHGILQCAVGLHHLFNQNHRGAMMELGEGLCKLRKMDLENGPFFQFEEEVSATLEFLYQTQKELAACRFSCLH
- the LOC122012108 gene encoding uncharacterized protein LOC122012108 isoform X1, producing MASVSRFAPSSVSFLLPRSLPTFLPAEPFSIRRHRLLSVRPRSDSLRARRRLSGGRLEYSLDDEDEQPSDGEGTGFGRAVELFNGREYYRCHDFLEELWYDAEEPIRTLLHGILQCAVGLHHLFNQNHRGAMMELGEGLCKLRKMDLENGPFFQFEEEVSATLEFLYQTQKELAACTSEICLPMDGSEISYQLLGSFAAGQQLYKLSLDQEGAAYITFSFVPEQSSYEPLKVKVPTLHATEDHLRAFEHR